A genomic window from Nocardioides sp. BP30 includes:
- a CDS encoding ABC transporter permease, with product MTATTVPLGAAAPSARRRRFARGVTPYLLSLVGVAWLSFFFLIPLVSGLLVSLMTGNPDDGYQLTWHWHVYVQLFTGDTPYWRYLLRSLVYGCSATALTIVLAYPVAYFIAFRAKPRWKSTLLALVMVTFFVSLIIRTDMWFYLLGGDGPITKVLQDLHLQGKDQSFLATPGSVIGGMVYNDLAFMVLPIYVALERLDPRLHEASYDLYGRGPTTFFKVTVPLSRSGVFSGILLVLIDTVGDPVNSSILGGKNTWTIGQSIQFAYFTNQQYNIAAALSTLLMVLLGLILFLYARVVGTENIEDLV from the coding sequence GTGACCGCGACGACCGTACCCCTCGGCGCGGCGGCGCCGTCCGCACGCAGGCGGCGGTTCGCCCGCGGGGTGACGCCGTACCTGCTCAGCCTGGTCGGCGTCGCCTGGCTGTCGTTCTTCTTCCTCATCCCGCTGGTCTCGGGCCTGCTGGTCTCCCTGATGACCGGGAACCCCGACGACGGCTACCAGCTGACCTGGCACTGGCACGTCTACGTCCAGCTGTTCACCGGCGACACGCCGTACTGGCGCTACCTGCTCCGCTCGCTCGTCTACGGATGCTCCGCCACCGCGCTGACGATCGTGCTCGCCTACCCGGTCGCCTACTTCATCGCCTTCCGGGCCAAGCCGCGCTGGAAGAGCACCTTGCTCGCCCTGGTGATGGTGACCTTCTTCGTCTCGCTGATCATCCGCACCGACATGTGGTTCTACCTGCTCGGCGGTGACGGGCCGATCACCAAGGTGCTGCAGGACCTGCACCTGCAGGGCAAGGACCAGAGCTTCCTGGCGACGCCGGGCTCGGTCATCGGCGGCATGGTCTACAACGACCTGGCCTTCATGGTGCTGCCCATCTACGTCGCGCTCGAGCGGCTGGACCCGCGGCTGCACGAGGCCTCCTACGACCTCTACGGGCGCGGCCCGACGACCTTCTTCAAGGTCACCGTCCCGCTCTCGCGCTCCGGGGTGTTCTCCGGGATCCTGCTGGTGCTCATCGACACCGTCGGAGACCCGGTGAACTCCTCGATCCTCGGCGGCAAGAACACCTGGACGATCGGGCAGTCGATCCAGTTCGCCTACTTCACCAACCAGCAGTACAACATCGCGGCGGCGCTCTCGACGCTGCTGATGGTGCTGCTCGGTCTCATCCTGTTCCTCTACGCCCGCGTCGTAGGCACCGAGAACATCGAGGATCTGGTCTGA
- a CDS encoding polyamine ABC transporter substrate-binding protein has product MNGDQGRDLARLRGLTQPRMSRRGLLRGTGALAGAGALAGFLSACGIAGTNAGAATAAATDWTAWWASKKKNGHFSFDNWAAYIDADKHGRYPTLEKFTKDTGIKVNYNDAAVADTASYYGKISPALAAGKPTSSDLFVMTNGWEFTELVQKGWVAQLDHSRMPNFLKNAVPTAASPTYDFDALHSAVWQSGYTGIAYHSDLVDGDITSWADLTKPEYKNKIGLLSDLDELSVPAMCVTGSTPETSGEAEWRKAATWLTDKLRPNVRKFYDQGYLDAFKAKQIPIVMAYSGDILALQSDYPHARFAFPSEGFTAWHDNMMIPITARNPLDALTWMDYYYQPSVAAVVEDYIWYVSPVQGVRDYIAKQLDDPDYSSSTLAFPADSVMAKAHNYPVMKNRAEHDLYTSIFQPVVQGS; this is encoded by the coding sequence ATGAACGGCGATCAGGGACGCGACCTGGCCCGGCTCCGCGGGCTGACCCAGCCCCGGATGTCCCGGCGCGGACTCCTGCGGGGCACCGGTGCGCTCGCCGGCGCGGGGGCGCTGGCAGGCTTCCTCAGCGCCTGCGGCATCGCCGGCACCAATGCGGGCGCTGCCACGGCCGCCGCGACCGACTGGACCGCGTGGTGGGCCTCGAAGAAGAAGAATGGTCACTTCAGCTTCGACAACTGGGCGGCCTACATCGACGCCGACAAGCACGGTCGCTACCCCACCCTGGAGAAGTTCACCAAGGACACCGGGATCAAGGTGAACTACAACGATGCCGCGGTGGCCGACACGGCGTCGTACTACGGCAAGATCTCCCCGGCGCTCGCCGCCGGGAAGCCGACCAGCTCCGACCTGTTCGTGATGACCAACGGCTGGGAGTTCACCGAGCTGGTGCAGAAGGGCTGGGTCGCGCAGCTCGACCACTCACGGATGCCGAACTTCCTCAAGAACGCCGTCCCGACCGCGGCCTCGCCGACCTACGACTTCGACGCCCTGCACAGCGCGGTATGGCAGTCGGGCTACACCGGCATCGCCTACCACTCCGACCTCGTCGACGGCGACATCACCAGCTGGGCGGACCTGACCAAGCCGGAGTACAAGAACAAGATCGGCCTGCTCTCCGACCTCGACGAGCTCTCGGTCCCGGCGATGTGCGTCACCGGCTCCACCCCGGAGACCTCCGGCGAGGCCGAGTGGCGCAAGGCGGCCACCTGGCTCACCGACAAGCTGCGACCCAACGTCCGGAAGTTCTACGACCAGGGCTACCTCGATGCCTTCAAGGCCAAGCAGATCCCGATCGTGATGGCCTACTCCGGTGACATCCTCGCCCTCCAGAGCGACTATCCCCATGCCAGGTTCGCCTTCCCGAGCGAGGGCTTCACCGCCTGGCACGACAACATGATGATCCCGATCACCGCCCGCAACCCGCTCGATGCGCTCACCTGGATGGACTATTACTACCAGCCGTCCGTGGCGGCAGTGGTCGAGGACTACATCTGGTACGTCTCGCCGGTCCAGGGCGTACGCGACTACATCGCGAAGCAGCTCGACGACCCGGACTACAGCTCGAGCACCCTTGCCTTCCCGGCGGACTCGGTGATGGCCAAGGCGCACAACTACCCGGTGATGAAGAACCGCGCCGAGCACGACCTCTACACCTCGATCTTCCAGCCGGTGGTGCAGGGCTCGTGA
- a CDS encoding ABC transporter ATP-binding protein has product MTEAAAVAPAEAAVSIRGVSRRFGDAIAVNNLELDLAPGEFFALLGPSGCGKTTTLRMVGGFELPSTGAIFLDGHDVTALPAHRRDVNTVFQSYALFPHLTVLENVTFGLRRRGVAKAEAARRAVEYLELVGLAGFDKRRPAQLSGGQQQRVALARALVNHPKVLLLDEPMGALDAQIRKTMQHELKRIQREVGITFLYVTHDQSEAMAMADRLGVMNGGRLEGLGVPEQVYDRPPTQFVAEFLGACNVLPLEVGGSLATLPDGTAVETTDTKTATGPGWRLGIRPEKLQLTASPDPATGPNRIVATVSEVVYLGATSEAHLVTSWGAQLHAIRQNTSATRISAGERVEVAWDASQCFLLPPPGTAGSAAEGPDHGKETAA; this is encoded by the coding sequence ATGACCGAAGCAGCAGCGGTCGCACCGGCCGAGGCGGCCGTCTCGATCCGCGGCGTCAGCCGCCGGTTCGGCGATGCCATCGCGGTCAACAACCTCGAACTCGACCTCGCCCCGGGCGAGTTCTTCGCCCTCCTCGGTCCGTCCGGGTGCGGCAAGACCACCACGCTGCGCATGGTCGGCGGCTTCGAGCTTCCCAGCACCGGCGCGATCTTCCTCGACGGTCACGACGTCACGGCCCTGCCCGCGCACCGGCGCGACGTCAACACCGTCTTCCAGTCCTACGCGCTGTTCCCCCACCTGACCGTCCTGGAGAACGTCACCTTCGGCCTGCGCCGCCGCGGTGTGGCCAAGGCCGAGGCCGCCAGGCGCGCGGTGGAGTATCTCGAGCTGGTGGGGCTGGCAGGCTTCGACAAGCGCCGGCCCGCCCAGCTCTCCGGCGGCCAGCAGCAGCGCGTCGCCCTCGCCCGTGCGCTCGTCAACCACCCCAAGGTCCTCCTTCTCGACGAGCCGATGGGGGCCCTGGACGCCCAGATCCGCAAGACGATGCAACACGAGCTCAAGCGGATCCAGCGCGAGGTCGGGATCACCTTCCTCTACGTCACCCACGACCAGTCCGAGGCGATGGCGATGGCCGATCGGCTGGGCGTCATGAACGGCGGGAGGCTGGAGGGCCTCGGCGTACCCGAGCAGGTCTACGACCGGCCGCCGACCCAGTTCGTCGCGGAGTTCCTCGGCGCGTGCAACGTGCTGCCGCTCGAGGTCGGCGGGTCCCTCGCCACGCTGCCCGACGGTACGGCGGTGGAGACGACCGACACCAAGACGGCGACCGGACCGGGGTGGCGCCTCGGCATCCGGCCGGAGAAGCTCCAGCTCACCGCCTCCCCCGACCCGGCGACCGGCCCCAACCGGATCGTCGCGACGGTCTCCGAGGTGGTCTACCTCGGCGCCACCTCCGAGGCCCATCTGGTCACCTCCTGGGGTGCGCAGCTGCACGCCATCCGGCAGAACACGTCGGCGACCCGGATCTCCGCGGGCGAGCGGGTCGAGGTCGCCTGGGACGCATCGCAGTGCTTCCTGCTGCCGCCACCCGGCACCGCCGGCAGTGCGGCCGAGGGCCCCGACCACGGCAAGGAGACGGCGGCATGA
- a CDS encoding NAD(P)/FAD-dependent oxidoreductase, with protein MPAQARDDDDLFAHVRNEVYWLDDEDRPDPLPALMGEDRADLLVVGGGYTGLWTALLARERHPDRSVILVEGYRCGDGASGRNGGFMNPSLTHGFDNGLARWPEEIDELDRQGAQNLREIEAAIRRYDIDCDFSWGGEVSVAETEADLEGLRETYEEMAAHGHDVRWLGPDEIAARGAHFLGGMMQVDSALVDPARLVFGLRRACLELGVRIYENTWVNEIKEHGAGIRAVTDQGLVDADRIALGTNAASALVRPIKSRVVPVYDYVLMSEPLTDEQYDALGWKDGSGLSDASSMFVYYRMTPDRRILWGGYDAVYFFGNTTGPEYEFRTDVHERLAELFRRRFPQVADLRWEYRWAGVIDTCSRFTAFYGTTHGGKVAYAVGYTGLGVASTRFGANVMLDLLAGEQTERTRLRMVQEKPIRFPPEPLKWIGITVTRRAMEKATRTGKRGPWLRMMDAVGLGFDS; from the coding sequence ATGCCGGCTCAGGCCCGCGATGACGACGACCTGTTCGCCCACGTGCGCAACGAGGTCTACTGGCTCGACGACGAGGACCGGCCCGATCCACTGCCCGCCCTCATGGGGGAGGACCGGGCCGACCTGCTCGTGGTCGGCGGGGGTTACACCGGACTGTGGACAGCGCTTCTCGCCCGTGAGCGCCACCCCGACCGGTCGGTGATCCTCGTCGAGGGCTACCGGTGCGGGGACGGCGCGAGCGGGCGCAACGGCGGCTTCATGAACCCCTCGCTCACCCACGGCTTCGACAACGGCCTGGCCCGCTGGCCGGAGGAGATCGACGAGCTGGACCGCCAGGGTGCGCAGAACCTGCGCGAGATCGAGGCGGCGATCCGCCGCTACGACATCGACTGCGACTTCTCCTGGGGCGGTGAGGTGTCGGTGGCCGAGACCGAGGCCGACCTGGAGGGTCTGCGCGAGACCTACGAGGAGATGGCCGCGCACGGCCACGACGTACGTTGGCTCGGGCCGGACGAGATCGCGGCACGGGGCGCGCACTTCCTCGGCGGCATGATGCAGGTCGACTCCGCCCTGGTCGACCCAGCGCGGCTCGTGTTCGGGCTGCGCAGGGCGTGCCTCGAGCTCGGGGTCCGGATCTATGAGAACACCTGGGTCAACGAGATCAAGGAGCACGGTGCCGGCATCCGGGCGGTGACCGATCAGGGCCTGGTCGATGCCGATCGGATCGCGCTCGGCACCAATGCCGCCTCCGCGCTGGTGCGCCCGATCAAGAGCCGGGTGGTGCCGGTCTACGACTATGTCCTGATGAGCGAGCCGCTCACCGACGAGCAGTACGACGCGTTGGGCTGGAAGGACGGGTCAGGCCTCTCGGACGCCTCCTCGATGTTCGTCTACTACCGGATGACGCCGGATCGGCGGATCCTGTGGGGCGGGTACGACGCGGTGTACTTCTTCGGCAACACCACCGGCCCCGAGTACGAGTTCCGCACCGATGTCCACGAGCGGCTGGCCGAGCTGTTCCGGCGCCGCTTCCCGCAGGTCGCCGACCTGCGCTGGGAGTATCGCTGGGCCGGCGTGATCGATACCTGCAGCCGATTCACAGCGTTCTACGGCACCACCCACGGAGGCAAGGTCGCCTACGCGGTCGGCTACACCGGCCTCGGCGTCGCCTCGACCCGCTTCGGGGCCAACGTGATGCTCGACCTGCTGGCCGGCGAGCAGACCGAGCGGACCCGGCTGAGGATGGTGCAGGAGAAGCCGATCCGGTTCCCGCCCGAGCCGCTGAAGTGGATCGGCATCACCGTGACCCGGCGCGCCATGGAGAAGGCCACCCGCACCGGGAAGCGCGGCCCGTGGCTGCGGATGATGGACGCCGTCGGCCTGGGCTTCGACAGCTGA
- a CDS encoding aspartate aminotransferase family protein, whose translation MALDYAHLQQAAKDHLWLHFARHSVYDQADIPVMVRGEGAYLWDAQGKRYLDGLGGLFTSQLGHGRHELAEAAAEQAKQLEFMPLWSYAHPAAIELAEKVASYAPGDLNRIFFTTGGGEAVESAWKLAKNYFKLVGKPAKHKVISRKYAYHGTTQGALSITGLPAFKEPFEPLVPSTFRVPNTNFYRAPGHVEDDLEAFGRWAADQIAEAIEYEGPDTVAAVFLEPVQNAGGCFPPPPGYFQRVREICDEYDVLLVSDEVICAFGRLGHMFGAERYGYQPDIITCAKGLSSGYSPIGAMIASDRLMEPFLQGTNTFYHGYTFGGHPVSAAVALKNLQIFEDEKILEGVREREGAFRAALESLQDIPIVGDVRGDGYFYGIELVKDQSTKESFSDDEAERLLRGYLSGALYAEGLYCRADDRGDPVIQVAPPLICDQSHFDEMTQILRVVLEKGVSLI comes from the coding sequence ATGGCCCTTGACTACGCACACCTCCAGCAGGCAGCAAAGGATCACCTCTGGCTGCATTTCGCCCGGCACTCGGTCTACGACCAGGCCGACATCCCCGTGATGGTCCGCGGCGAGGGCGCCTACCTCTGGGACGCTCAGGGCAAGCGCTACCTCGACGGGCTGGGCGGCCTGTTCACCAGCCAGCTCGGCCACGGCCGGCACGAGCTCGCCGAGGCCGCCGCCGAGCAGGCCAAGCAGCTGGAGTTCATGCCGCTGTGGTCCTACGCCCATCCCGCGGCGATCGAGCTGGCCGAGAAGGTCGCGTCCTACGCCCCCGGCGACCTCAACCGCATCTTCTTCACCACCGGTGGGGGCGAAGCCGTCGAGAGCGCGTGGAAGCTGGCCAAGAACTACTTCAAGCTGGTCGGGAAGCCGGCCAAGCACAAGGTGATCAGCCGCAAGTACGCCTATCACGGCACCACCCAGGGCGCGCTCTCGATCACCGGCCTGCCGGCGTTCAAGGAGCCCTTCGAGCCGCTGGTGCCCTCGACCTTCCGGGTGCCGAACACCAACTTCTACCGCGCCCCCGGGCATGTCGAGGACGACCTCGAAGCGTTCGGTCGCTGGGCGGCGGACCAGATCGCCGAGGCGATCGAGTACGAGGGCCCCGACACCGTCGCCGCGGTCTTCCTGGAGCCGGTGCAGAACGCCGGCGGCTGCTTCCCGCCCCCGCCGGGCTACTTCCAGCGGGTGCGCGAGATCTGCGACGAGTACGACGTCCTGCTGGTCTCCGACGAGGTCATCTGTGCCTTCGGCCGGCTCGGCCACATGTTCGGCGCGGAGCGCTACGGCTACCAGCCCGACATCATCACCTGCGCCAAGGGGCTCTCCTCGGGCTACTCCCCCATCGGCGCGATGATCGCCTCGGACCGCCTGATGGAGCCGTTCCTGCAGGGCACCAACACCTTCTACCACGGCTACACGTTCGGCGGTCACCCCGTCTCTGCCGCGGTGGCGTTGAAGAACCTGCAGATCTTCGAGGACGAGAAGATCCTCGAAGGGGTCAGGGAGCGTGAGGGTGCGTTCCGGGCGGCTCTGGAGTCGCTGCAGGACATCCCGATCGTCGGCGACGTGCGCGGCGACGGGTACTTCTACGGCATCGAGCTCGTCAAGGACCAGAGCACCAAGGAGTCGTTCAGCGACGACGAGGCCGAGCGGCTGCTGCGCGGCTACCTGTCCGGCGCCCTGTACGCCGAGGGCCTCTACTGCCGAGCGGACGACCGCGGCGACCCGGTCATCCAGGTCGCACCGCCGCTCATCTGCGACCAGAGCCACTTCGACGAGATGACACAGATCCTGCGCGTCGTCCTGGAGAAGGGCGTCTCGCTCATCTGA
- a CDS encoding saccharopine dehydrogenase family protein, with the protein MRILLVGAGGVGAAFASIAARRDFYESLLIVDFDAESAEKAASADARFTWATADAGDVDALVAIAREHRVTHVMNAVDPRFVMPVFEAARIVGADYLDMAMSLSQRHPQEPYSKTGVMLGDQQFAQHHLWQANDRLALVGMGVEPGLADVFARYAADHLFSEIDELGVRDGSNITVEGYEFAPSFSIWTTIEECLNPPVVWENGTWHTTEPFSDAEVFDFPEGIGPVECVNVEHEEVLLMPRFVNAKKVTFKYGLGDEFIDVLKTLSKLGLDRTEPVEVRSSTGPVAVSPRDVVAALLPNPAKLGPQMHGKTCAGLWVTGKDKDGAPRSTYLYHVVDNQWSMEEYGHQCVVWQTAICPVVALELLATGVWKGAGVLGPEAFDALPFLELLNAYGSPWGIKEL; encoded by the coding sequence ATGCGCATCCTCCTGGTCGGAGCCGGCGGCGTCGGAGCGGCGTTCGCCTCGATCGCCGCCCGCCGTGACTTCTACGAGTCCCTGCTGATCGTCGACTTCGACGCCGAGAGTGCGGAGAAGGCTGCCTCGGCCGACGCCCGGTTCACCTGGGCCACCGCCGACGCCGGTGACGTCGACGCGCTGGTCGCGATCGCCCGGGAGCATCGCGTCACCCACGTGATGAATGCCGTGGACCCGCGCTTCGTGATGCCGGTCTTCGAGGCCGCTCGGATCGTCGGTGCCGACTATCTCGACATGGCGATGTCGCTCTCCCAGCGTCATCCGCAGGAGCCCTACTCCAAGACCGGCGTGATGCTCGGTGACCAGCAGTTCGCCCAGCACCACCTGTGGCAGGCGAACGACCGTCTCGCTCTGGTGGGCATGGGCGTGGAGCCGGGCCTGGCGGACGTGTTCGCCCGCTATGCGGCCGACCACCTCTTCAGCGAGATCGACGAGCTCGGCGTGCGCGACGGGTCCAACATCACCGTCGAGGGCTACGAGTTCGCGCCGTCGTTCTCCATCTGGACCACCATCGAGGAGTGCCTCAACCCGCCGGTGGTCTGGGAGAACGGCACCTGGCACACCACCGAGCCGTTCTCGGACGCGGAGGTCTTCGACTTCCCCGAGGGCATCGGGCCGGTGGAGTGCGTGAACGTCGAGCACGAGGAGGTCCTCCTCATGCCGCGGTTCGTCAACGCCAAGAAGGTGACCTTCAAGTACGGCCTCGGCGACGAGTTCATCGACGTCCTCAAGACCCTCTCCAAGCTCGGTCTGGACCGGACCGAGCCGGTCGAGGTGCGCTCGAGCACCGGTCCGGTCGCGGTCAGCCCGCGCGACGTGGTCGCCGCGCTGCTGCCCAACCCGGCCAAGCTGGGACCGCAGATGCACGGCAAGACCTGCGCCGGACTGTGGGTCACCGGCAAGGACAAGGACGGCGCGCCGCGCTCGACGTACCTCTACCACGTGGTGGACAACCAGTGGTCGATGGAGGAGTACGGCCACCAGTGCGTCGTGTGGCAGACAGCGATCTGCCCGGTGGTGGCGCTGGAGCTGCTCGCGACCGGCGTCTGGAAGGGCGCCGGCGTGCTGGGCCCGGAGGCCTTCGACGCGCTGCCCTTCCTCGAGCTCCTCAACGCCTACGGCAGCCCGTGGGGGATCAAGGAGCTCTGA
- a CDS encoding ABC transporter permease produces the protein MRLSAGFRRFAGAWTVLVLVFLYVPLLFVVLNSFNSSRTFAFPPTGLTLNWWQAAAHNSGAWHALGATAIVGVCAAALALVLGTCAAFALQRYPVWGKQPISLLITMPITLPGIVTGIAMNTTFHSVLGWNLSLLTVIIAHTTFCVVVVFNNVQARLRRTGTNLQEASADLGASGFQTFRWVTFPQLRGALLAGGLLAFALSFDEIVVTEFTAGSTRTLPLWIFDNLFRPNQAPVINVVAAVLTVVAVVPVWIAQRYGDDEA, from the coding sequence ATGAGACTCTCCGCCGGATTCCGGCGCTTCGCCGGCGCCTGGACCGTGCTGGTCCTGGTCTTCCTCTACGTGCCGCTGCTCTTCGTCGTCCTCAACTCGTTCAACTCCTCGCGGACGTTCGCGTTCCCGCCCACCGGTCTGACGCTGAACTGGTGGCAGGCCGCGGCACACAACAGCGGCGCTTGGCACGCCCTGGGCGCCACCGCGATCGTGGGCGTGTGCGCTGCCGCGCTCGCGCTCGTGCTCGGCACCTGCGCCGCCTTCGCCCTGCAGCGCTACCCGGTGTGGGGCAAGCAGCCGATCAGCCTGCTCATCACCATGCCGATCACGCTGCCCGGCATCGTCACCGGCATCGCGATGAACACGACGTTCCACTCGGTGCTCGGCTGGAACCTCAGCCTGCTCACCGTGATCATCGCGCACACGACGTTCTGCGTCGTGGTGGTCTTCAACAACGTGCAGGCGCGGTTGCGGCGCACCGGCACGAACCTGCAGGAGGCGTCGGCCGACCTCGGCGCGAGCGGGTTCCAGACCTTCCGCTGGGTGACCTTCCCGCAGCTGCGGGGTGCGCTGCTGGCCGGCGGCCTGCTGGCCTTCGCGCTGAGCTTCGACGAGATCGTGGTCACCGAGTTCACCGCCGGGTCGACGCGAACGCTGCCGCTGTGGATCTTCGACAACCTGTTCCGCCCCAACCAGGCGCCGGTGATCAACGTGGTCGCCGCCGTGCTCACGGTGGTCGCCGTCGTACCGGTGTGGATCGCGCAGCGCTACGGCGACGACGAGGCCTGA
- a CDS encoding ABC transporter permease, which yields MTSLVPTENLRAGRRSNRRPALRGYLLLLPPMAWLVIAYLGSMAVLLISAFWSVDSFTGQVVHVTTTGNFGAVFHDSLFRTVTLRTVGVALGVTVIDAVLAVPLALFMAKVAGPTMRIALMVAVTTPLWASYLVKAYAWRGLLAPNGPLDWITGGHSIGYGLPATVITLSYLWLPYMILPVYAAFTRVPHSMWEASADLGATSATTLRRIAAPLAFPGIAAGSIFTFSLSLGDYIAVQIVGGKTQLLGNVIYGQLVTANDQPLAAALSFVPLVVVLVYLFALRATGSLEQESR from the coding sequence GTGACCTCCCTGGTTCCCACGGAGAACCTGCGTGCGGGACGGCGCTCCAACCGCCGTCCCGCACTGCGCGGCTACCTCCTGCTCCTGCCGCCGATGGCGTGGCTGGTCATCGCCTACCTCGGCTCGATGGCGGTGCTGCTGATCAGCGCGTTCTGGAGCGTCGACTCCTTCACCGGCCAGGTCGTCCACGTCACCACGACGGGCAACTTCGGCGCCGTCTTCCACGACTCGCTGTTCCGCACCGTCACCCTGCGCACGGTCGGCGTCGCGCTCGGCGTGACAGTGATCGACGCGGTCCTCGCCGTACCGCTCGCGCTGTTCATGGCGAAGGTGGCCGGCCCGACGATGCGCATCGCCCTCATGGTGGCGGTGACGACGCCGCTGTGGGCGTCCTACCTGGTCAAGGCGTACGCCTGGCGCGGCCTGCTCGCGCCGAACGGTCCCCTGGACTGGATCACCGGTGGGCACAGCATCGGCTACGGCCTGCCGGCCACCGTGATCACGCTGTCCTACCTGTGGCTGCCGTACATGATCCTGCCGGTCTACGCCGCTTTCACCCGGGTCCCGCACTCGATGTGGGAGGCGAGCGCCGACCTCGGTGCCACCAGTGCGACCACGCTGCGCCGCATCGCCGCACCGCTGGCCTTCCCCGGCATCGCGGCCGGCTCGATCTTCACCTTCTCGCTCTCGCTGGGCGACTACATCGCCGTGCAGATCGTCGGCGGCAAGACCCAGCTGCTGGGCAACGTCATCTACGGCCAGCTCGTGACCGCGAACGACCAGCCGCTCGCGGCGGCACTCTCGTTCGTGCCGCTGGTGGTCGTCCTCGTCTACCTGTTCGCCCTGCGGGCGACCGGCTCCCTGGAACAGGAGTCCCGATGA
- a CDS encoding ABC transporter substrate-binding protein, with amino-acid sequence MKIRLQGAAAIVGAAVLALSACSSSTTTTSSNGTQGVKPPKIAEASKLGSGEGKLNLVVWAGYAEDGSDDKSVDWVHPFEQKTGCQVNAKVAGTSDEMVQLMRTGQYDGVSASGDATLRLIYAGNVAPVNTDLVPNYKTISDFLKDKPWNSVDGQMYGVPHGWGANVLAWNKAAVKTAPTSWASVFDASSPYHGKVTAYDSPIYIADAALYLSKTKPELGIKDPYSLTEKQLDAAVALLKQQNANVGEYWSDYTKAVQSFESGSSVIGTSWQVIANLINSDKKVQVGTTVPTEGATGWSDTWMLAAKAAHPNCMYEWMDWITSPKVNAEVAEWFGEAPAQTLSCAQTSDKDFCNTYHATDAAYASQIHYWTTPQKQCVDGSGTTCTDYAEWVTKWQQMKG; translated from the coding sequence ATGAAGATCCGCCTCCAGGGCGCCGCCGCGATCGTCGGCGCCGCCGTGCTCGCCCTGAGCGCCTGCTCGTCCTCGACCACCACCACCAGCAGTAACGGCACCCAGGGGGTGAAGCCGCCCAAGATCGCCGAGGCCTCCAAGCTCGGCTCGGGCGAGGGCAAGCTCAACCTCGTCGTCTGGGCCGGCTACGCCGAGGACGGCTCCGACGACAAGTCGGTCGACTGGGTCCACCCCTTCGAGCAGAAGACCGGCTGCCAGGTCAACGCCAAGGTCGCCGGCACGTCCGACGAGATGGTCCAGCTCATGCGGACCGGTCAGTACGACGGCGTCTCCGCCTCCGGCGACGCGACGCTGCGCCTGATCTACGCGGGCAACGTCGCACCGGTCAACACCGACCTGGTGCCGAACTACAAGACCATCTCCGACTTCCTCAAGGACAAGCCCTGGAACTCGGTCGACGGCCAGATGTACGGCGTTCCGCACGGCTGGGGCGCGAACGTGCTGGCCTGGAACAAGGCCGCCGTGAAGACCGCGCCCACGTCGTGGGCCTCGGTGTTCGACGCGAGCTCGCCCTACCACGGCAAGGTCACCGCCTACGACTCCCCGATCTACATCGCCGACGCGGCGCTGTACCTGTCGAAGACCAAGCCCGAGCTCGGCATCAAGGACCCCTACTCCCTGACCGAGAAGCAGCTCGACGCGGCCGTGGCGCTGCTCAAGCAGCAGAACGCCAACGTCGGCGAGTACTGGTCGGACTACACCAAGGCGGTGCAGTCCTTCGAGTCCGGCTCCAGCGTCATCGGCACCTCCTGGCAGGTCATCGCGAACCTGATCAACTCCGACAAGAAGGTCCAGGTGGGCACCACCGTGCCGACCGAGGGCGCCACCGGCTGGTCGGACACCTGGATGCTGGCCGCGAAGGCGGCCCACCCCAACTGCATGTACGAGTGGATGGACTGGATCACCTCGCCGAAGGTGAACGCCGAGGTGGCGGAGTGGTTCGGTGAGGCGCCCGCGCAGACGCTGTCGTGCGCCCAGACCAGCGACAAGGACTTCTGCAACACCTACCACGCGACCGATGCCGCCTACGCCTCGCAGATCCACTACTGGACCACCCCGCAGAAGCAGTGCGTCGACGGCTCCGGCACCACCTGCACCGACTACGCCGAGTGGGTCACCAAGTGGCAGCAGATGAAGGGCTGA